In the genome of Paracoccus tegillarcae, one region contains:
- a CDS encoding potassium transporter TrkG: MSVLIRLPLAVILAGIGALAMMIPALYASVINLDAIARNFFYSGLLFLILAGMVGVATLSNPTGQRARSLLLTMVATMAALPLMLAVPFAESLPDTGLFNAWWEMVSSLTTTGASLYSADLLAPPLHLWRALVGWMGGLFMLVAAIAILAPLRVGGFELMSSPYGRSEYFERLPKSSDPRELQPHLSNPTFQTELVDPAYRLLRATHAVAPVYAALTLVLWVILLLLGDSSLVALCRAMGTLATSGISPVMGPSGESSGVAGEVVIFAFLIPALSRRFWPGGGELRATEKLIDDPELRMAAGVVTLVASLLFARHFIGAIEVATDATAAQSTQEGGGLAGLANAAAAAWGGLFNVLSYLTTTGWNSVDWQGARTWSGLNSPGVMLAGLAMFGGGVATTAGGVKLLRVYALARHGERELERIIHPRSIGGGGRMARRLRREGAYLAFIFFMLFAMSIAVVVILVSIQQIEFETATILSIAALTNTGPLAGAIPLTPAFEGTAGVASAPWEGWSGLSGYNKAILAGAMIVGRLETLAILALFSPEFWRR, from the coding sequence ATGTCCGTCCTCATCCGCTTGCCTCTGGCTGTGATCCTGGCTGGTATCGGCGCCCTGGCGATGATGATTCCGGCCCTTTATGCGTCGGTGATCAATCTCGACGCCATTGCGCGAAACTTTTTCTATTCAGGGCTCCTGTTTCTGATCCTGGCGGGCATGGTCGGCGTCGCCACCCTGTCCAATCCCACGGGACAACGCGCGCGGTCGCTTTTGCTGACCATGGTTGCGACGATGGCCGCCCTGCCGCTGATGCTGGCCGTGCCTTTCGCGGAAAGCCTGCCGGATACCGGTCTGTTCAATGCCTGGTGGGAGATGGTGTCATCGCTGACCACAACCGGCGCATCGCTTTATTCGGCGGATCTGCTTGCCCCACCCTTGCATCTGTGGCGGGCGCTGGTGGGCTGGATGGGCGGGTTGTTCATGCTGGTCGCGGCCATCGCCATCCTTGCGCCTCTGCGGGTTGGCGGCTTTGAGCTGATGTCCTCGCCCTATGGGCGCAGCGAGTATTTCGAACGTCTGCCCAAATCCTCCGACCCGCGCGAGCTGCAGCCGCACCTGTCCAACCCCACATTTCAGACCGAACTGGTCGATCCCGCCTATCGCCTTTTGCGCGCTACCCATGCCGTCGCACCGGTTTATGCGGCTTTGACGCTGGTTTTATGGGTCATCCTGTTGCTCTTGGGTGACAGTTCGCTGGTGGCGTTGTGCCGGGCGATGGGCACCTTGGCGACCTCGGGGATTTCGCCGGTGATGGGGCCGTCTGGGGAAAGCTCGGGCGTGGCTGGCGAGGTGGTTATCTTTGCCTTTCTCATCCCCGCGTTGTCACGTCGCTTCTGGCCGGGTGGGGGCGAGTTGCGGGCCACGGAAAAGCTGATCGACGATCCCGAATTACGGATGGCTGCCGGGGTCGTGACGCTGGTGGCCTCGCTGTTATTCGCGCGCCACTTCATTGGCGCCATCGAGGTCGCCACAGACGCCACGGCTGCACAATCCACGCAAGAGGGCGGCGGGCTGGCGGGTCTGGCAAACGCCGCCGCGGCAGCCTGGGGTGGCTTGTTCAACGTACTGAGCTATCTGACCACAACCGGCTGGAACAGCGTTGACTGGCAGGGTGCGCGCACCTGGTCGGGGCTCAATTCGCCCGGTGTCATGCTGGCCGGTCTGGCCATGTTCGGCGGTGGGGTGGCGACGACGGCGGGGGGCGTTAAATTGCTGCGTGTTTATGCGCTTGCCCGACACGGAGAACGAGAGCTGGAGCGGATCATCCACCCGCGATCCATCGGCGGCGGCGGGCGCATGGCCCGGCGTTTGCGCCGCGAGGGTGCCTATCTGGCCTTTATCTTCTTCATGCTTTTCGCGATGTCGATCGCGGTCGTGGTCATCCTGGTTTCCATCCAGCAGATCGAGTTTGAAACCGCGACCATCCTGTCCATCGCCGCACTGACAAATACCGGGCCGCTGGCCGGCGCCATCCCCCTGACCCCCGCCTTCGAAGGCACGGCCGGCGTCGCATCCGCCCCGTGGGAGGGCTGGTCGGGCCTGTCAGGGTACAACAAGGCGATTCTTGCGGGCGCGATGATCGTCGGGCGGCTTGAAACGCTGGCCATATTGGCGCTGTTCTCGCCGGAATTCTGGCGCCGCTGA
- the hfq gene encoding RNA chaperone Hfq yields the protein MAGDKQNLQDAFLNHVRKAKVPVTIFLINGVKLQGVITWFDNFCVLLRRDGQSQLVYKHAISTIMPGQPISLYEGED from the coding sequence ATGGCTGGCGATAAACAGAACCTTCAGGACGCATTTCTGAATCACGTCCGCAAGGCAAAGGTGCCCGTCACGATCTTCTTGATCAACGGCGTCAAACTGCAAGGCGTGATCACGTGGTTTGACAACTTCTGCGTGCTGTTGCGTCGCGACGGACAATCGCAGCTGGTTTACAAGCATGCGATCAGCACGATCATGCCGGGTCAGCCGATCAGCCTGTATGAAGGCGAAGATTGA
- the hflX gene encoding GTPase HflX: MTEPTSTEALPTRAYVIHPDIGDARKQRRQPEHALAEAVALALALPGIEIVGSETVRLRKPDPGRLFGKGKQAEIDARLEEAEVDLVLIDGPVSPVQQRNLEKDWGVKLLDRTSLILEIFADRARTREGVLQVELAALSYQRTRLVRAWTHLERQRGGLGFVGGPGETQIEADRRAIDEQMTRLRRQLERVVKTRSLHRAARAKVPYPIVALVGYTNAGKSTLFNRLTGAEVMAKDMLFATLDPTMRAIRLPDAQGGGQGRKIILSDTVGFISDLPHELVAAFRATLEEVLEADLILHVRDISHPETEEQAADVAEILDGLGVDEDVALIEVWNKIDALSADTRAALRRTDSRTEGVQAVSALSGEGLDDLVAAVDAHLAEALDEPRHEAVVMLPFSDGRRRAWLHEAGVVQNEQATEDGLRFDLRWTERQKAGFEALEPETGDQQ; the protein is encoded by the coding sequence TTGACTGAGCCCACCTCGACCGAGGCTCTGCCCACACGGGCCTACGTGATCCATCCCGATATCGGCGACGCGCGCAAACAGCGGCGTCAACCTGAACATGCGCTGGCCGAGGCCGTGGCGCTGGCTCTGGCTTTGCCGGGGATCGAAATCGTGGGCTCTGAAACGGTGCGCCTGCGCAAGCCCGATCCGGGTAGGTTGTTCGGCAAGGGCAAGCAGGCCGAGATCGACGCGCGGCTGGAAGAGGCCGAAGTTGATCTGGTGCTGATCGACGGTCCTGTCAGCCCCGTGCAACAGCGCAATCTGGAAAAGGACTGGGGCGTCAAGCTGCTGGACCGGACCAGCCTGATCCTCGAGATATTCGCCGACCGCGCCCGCACGCGCGAGGGTGTGCTGCAGGTTGAACTGGCTGCGCTGTCCTATCAGCGCACACGACTGGTCCGCGCCTGGACCCACCTTGAACGTCAGCGGGGCGGGTTGGGATTCGTGGGCGGTCCGGGCGAAACCCAGATCGAGGCCGACCGTCGCGCCATCGATGAACAAATGACCCGGCTGCGGCGCCAGTTGGAGCGTGTGGTCAAAACCCGCAGCTTGCACCGCGCCGCACGGGCCAAGGTGCCTTATCCGATTGTCGCCCTTGTGGGCTATACCAATGCCGGAAAATCCACGTTGTTCAACCGGCTGACGGGTGCCGAGGTAATGGCAAAGGACATGCTGTTTGCCACGCTGGACCCGACCATGCGCGCTATCCGCCTGCCCGATGCACAGGGCGGCGGGCAGGGGCGCAAGATCATCCTGTCCGACACGGTGGGCTTTATCAGCGACCTGCCGCATGAACTGGTCGCCGCCTTCCGCGCCACGCTGGAAGAAGTGCTGGAGGCCGACCTGATCCTGCATGTGCGCGATATCAGCCATCCCGAAACCGAGGAACAGGCCGCAGATGTGGCCGAGATCCTTGACGGTCTGGGCGTGGACGAAGACGTCGCGCTGATCGAGGTCTGGAACAAGATCGACGCGCTCTCTGCCGATACCCGCGCCGCCTTGCGCCGTACTGATTCGCGGACCGAAGGCGTGCAGGCCGTCAGCGCGCTGAGCGGCGAGGGGCTGGACGATCTGGTCGCCGCCGTCGACGCGCATCTGGCCGAGGCGCTGGACGAGCCGCGCCACGAGGCTGTGGTGATGCTGCCCTTTTCCGATGGCCGCCGCCGCGCCTGGCTGCACGAGGCCGGCGTGGTCCAGAACGAACAGGCGACCGAGGACGGGCTGCGTTTCGACCTGCGCTGGACCGAACGGCAAAAGGCCGGGTTCGAGGCACTAGAGCCAGAAACAGGCGATCAGCAGTAG
- a CDS encoding glyoxalase superfamily protein has translation MAMTHDVNILKSQAKNLRSALERAGTPVSHSQALELVAQSHGARDWNTAHATADAVSLWQFGGPVKGRYLGQPFTGRVVAASERGRNHHALTINFDKAVDVSRSELFEAQRKRIHATVNTAGRSISRTSDGQPHLVLEAA, from the coding sequence ATGGCTATGACCCATGACGTGAATATATTGAAATCGCAGGCAAAAAATCTGCGTTCTGCGCTGGAACGCGCAGGCACCCCGGTCTCGCATTCGCAGGCGCTGGAACTGGTTGCGCAAAGCCACGGCGCGCGCGACTGGAACACCGCCCATGCCACGGCTGATGCGGTGTCGCTGTGGCAGTTCGGTGGCCCGGTCAAAGGGCGCTATCTCGGCCAGCCCTTTACCGGCCGCGTTGTTGCCGCCAGTGAACGCGGACGCAATCACCACGCGCTGACGATCAACTTCGACAAGGCCGTTGATGTCTCGCGTTCGGAGTTGTTCGAGGCACAGCGCAAACGGATCCATGCGACCGTCAACACCGCAGGGCGCAGCATCAGCCGCACCTCGGACGGGCAGCCCCATCTGGTGCTGGAAGCCGCCTGA
- a CDS encoding NAD(P)H-dependent oxidoreductase, whose protein sequence is MQALLVICHPVQRSLSRHLADRALTAARDAGHQVDIVDLVALGFDPRLNAGERSGYYAADADISDPIIREMATQLRQAELLILVFPTWWFGFPALLKGWFDRVWRPGIAFDHSADRGKLVPRLARLRHVVAVTTLGSPRWVDWLVLRRPLRRVLRWAIMAPCAPKARLHWLALYRAEDVTPERAERFAGKVAHTIARLTR, encoded by the coding sequence ATGCAGGCGTTGTTGGTGATCTGCCACCCGGTGCAGCGCAGCCTCAGCCGTCATCTTGCCGACCGGGCGCTGACGGCGGCCCGCGACGCCGGGCATCAGGTCGATATCGTTGATCTTGTCGCCCTGGGTTTCGACCCGCGCCTGAATGCCGGTGAACGCAGCGGTTATTATGCCGCGGACGCTGATATTTCGGACCCGATCATACGCGAGATGGCCACGCAATTGCGGCAGGCCGAATTGCTGATCCTCGTGTTTCCGACCTGGTGGTTCGGCTTTCCCGCGCTGTTGAAGGGTTGGTTCGACCGGGTCTGGCGGCCCGGCATCGCCTTTGATCACAGCGCCGACAGGGGCAAGCTGGTTCCGCGTCTGGCGCGGCTGCGCCATGTCGTTGCGGTGACGACCCTTGGCTCGCCCCGGTGGGTTGACTGGCTGGTGCTTCGCCGCCCGCTGAGGCGGGTGCTGCGGTGGGCAATCATGGCACCCTGCGCGCCCAAGGCCAGACTGCACTGGCTGGCCCTCTACCGCGCCGAGGATGTCACGCCCGAACGCGCCGAGCGTTTTGCAGGCAAGGTCGCGCACACCATCGCCCGCCTGACCCGCTGA
- a CDS encoding heme-dependent oxidative N-demethylase family protein — protein MSDVLQPSLAFAPWADPATRRLPGTVPVALDDWLLVDGAYAGQMALRDGLVAGQPDAVLALSPAARPAAQELLDTILPLLPALGHRVAAKRTRVQRPDGVSVTVDHDAPMATIGRLLAEDMCLMQRPDGSDQHILTAAALCFPAGWRLDQKFMQPMVRIHAPVAQYDENIARRVQRLLDGVRPGSGMMRGTAHWTDAPLHNPLSEAEKAALPGDTPLIRVERQCLFRLPRTQAVVFSIHTSIVQPGALSAEQAAALAEFPIRRSM, from the coding sequence ATGAGCGACGTGTTGCAACCCAGCCTTGCCTTTGCCCCCTGGGCCGATCCCGCAACCCGGCGGTTGCCCGGCACGGTTCCGGTGGCGCTGGATGACTGGCTGCTGGTCGATGGTGCCTATGCGGGTCAGATGGCCCTGCGTGATGGGTTGGTCGCGGGGCAGCCCGATGCGGTGCTGGCCCTGTCGCCTGCCGCCCGCCCCGCCGCGCAAGAGCTGTTGGACACAATTCTGCCGCTGCTGCCCGCGCTTGGGCATCGCGTTGCGGCGAAGCGCACGAGGGTGCAGCGCCCCGATGGCGTGTCGGTGACGGTGGACCACGATGCGCCGATGGCAACCATCGGCCGGCTGTTGGCCGAGGATATGTGTCTGATGCAGCGTCCCGACGGATCAGATCAACATATCCTGACCGCAGCGGCGCTGTGCTTTCCGGCGGGGTGGCGGCTGGATCAGAAATTCATGCAGCCCATGGTTCGCATCCATGCCCCCGTCGCCCAGTATGACGAGAATATCGCCCGCCGGGTTCAGCGCCTGCTGGACGGTGTTCGGCCCGGTTCCGGCATGATGCGAGGTACGGCGCATTGGACCGATGCCCCCCTGCACAATCCCTTATCCGAGGCCGAAAAAGCCGCCCTGCCCGGCGACACGCCGCTGATCCGGGTCGAACGCCAATGCCTGTTCCGCCTGCCCCGGACCCAGGCGGTCGTGTTTTCGATCCATACCAGCATCGTGCAGCCCGGTGCCTTGAGCGCCGAGCAGGCAGCAGCTCTGGCCGAATTCCCGATCCGCAGGTCGATGTGA
- the ileS gene encoding isoleucine--tRNA ligase, with product MSAETPDYRDTVFLPRTDFPMRAGLPAREPEWLDRWARIGLYDRLREQADGRTPFILHDGPPYANGHLHIGHALNKTLKDMVVRSQQMMGRDARYVPGWDCHGLPIEWKIEEKYRKDGRDKDAVDVVEFRQECRRFADEWIDIQRSEFKRLGITGKWDDPYLTMNYHAEAVIAAEFMKLLMNGSLYQGSKPVMWSPVEKTALAEAEVEYHDHTSHTVWVRFKTIGVKPKAQWIGTSDEEVQRFKDDYNDQLQAMADLIGTEAKASVVIWTTTPWTIPQNRAVAFNPDISYGLFEVGEVAENSNAVRGETLLLADSLAENVMQAAKVENYTRLRDIPADQLKMLTLDHPLKGVEGGQNAEGKDEWGDRIPMLPGDHVTDDAGTGFVHTAPSHGDDDYQLGLKHGLPMTYNVEPDGSYRKDLPIFGGEAIVQPDGKDGPANVSVIKNLAWARALLAKGKIKHSYPHSWRSKAPLIYRNTAQWFAAIDKPLEDGMGDYGDTIRDRALTSIDKLVHWTPQSGRNRIHSMVENRPDWVLSRQRAWGVPLTCFIRKGAKPDADDFLLRDARVNDRIVAAFEADGADAWYKPGFKETVLDGVANPDDYDQIMDVLDVWFDSGSTHAFVIRDRADGAPDGIADLYLEGTDQHRGWFHSSLLQASATKGRAPYRGVLTHGFTLDEKGMKMSKSLGNTIVPAEVIEQYGADILRLWVAQTDYTADQRIGPEILKGTADSYRRLRNTLRFMLGNLDGFSDAEKVAPEDMPELEQWVLHRLAQLDHRVRQGYDAYDFQGVFQTLFQFCTVDLSAFYFDIRKDALYCDAADSIRRRSARTVSDILFHRLVTWLAPILPFTMEDVWLSRFPSDDDSVHLHDFPLTPADWLNEPLAAKWDAVRRARRVVTAALEVKRADKTIGASLEAAPIVHVEDGDTLAALKSVNFADMCIVSDISLTADPAPNEAFRMTEAPGIGVVFELAEGEKCQRCWKILPDVGTHSHPGVCARCDEVLSGA from the coding sequence ATGAGCGCCGAGACCCCCGACTATCGCGATACCGTTTTTCTGCCCAGGACCGATTTCCCCATGCGCGCCGGATTGCCCGCGCGTGAACCCGAATGGCTGGATCGGTGGGCGCGCATCGGCCTCTATGACCGGCTGCGCGAACAGGCCGACGGGCGCACGCCCTTCATCCTGCATGACGGCCCGCCCTATGCGAACGGCCATCTGCATATCGGCCACGCGCTGAACAAGACGCTGAAGGATATGGTCGTGCGCTCCCAGCAGATGATGGGCCGCGATGCGCGCTATGTGCCGGGCTGGGATTGCCACGGTCTGCCGATCGAATGGAAGATCGAGGAAAAATACCGCAAGGACGGCCGCGACAAGGACGCCGTCGATGTGGTCGAGTTCCGTCAGGAATGCCGCCGTTTCGCCGATGAATGGATCGACATCCAGCGTTCCGAATTCAAGCGCCTTGGCATCACCGGCAAATGGGATGACCCCTATCTGACGATGAACTACCACGCCGAGGCGGTGATCGCGGCCGAGTTCATGAAGCTGCTGATGAACGGCAGCCTGTATCAGGGATCCAAACCCGTGATGTGGTCGCCCGTGGAAAAAACCGCGCTGGCCGAGGCCGAGGTCGAATATCACGACCATACCAGCCATACGGTGTGGGTGCGGTTTAAGACTATAGGTGTCAAGCCGAAAGCCCAGTGGATTGGCACGTCCGATGAAGAAGTTCAGCGGTTCAAAGATGATTATAATGACCAACTGCAGGCGATGGCTGATCTTATCGGGACAGAAGCAAAAGCCTCTGTAGTGATTTGGACAACGACTCCATGGACTATTCCTCAGAACCGTGCGGTCGCATTTAATCCTGATATTTCTTATGGCTTGTTTGAGGTTGGTGAGGTCGCAGAAAACTCCAATGCCGTGCGCGGCGAAACGCTGCTGCTGGCTGACTCGCTCGCCGAGAACGTGATGCAAGCTGCCAAGGTCGAAAATTACACGCGCCTGCGCGACATTCCGGCAGATCAATTGAAGATGCTGACGCTTGATCATCCTTTGAAGGGCGTTGAAGGGGGGCAAAATGCCGAGGGCAAGGATGAGTGGGGAGACAGAATTCCCATGCTGCCCGGCGATCACGTCACCGACGACGCCGGCACGGGCTTTGTCCATACCGCGCCGAGCCATGGCGATGACGATTATCAGCTTGGCCTGAAACACGGCCTGCCCATGACCTATAACGTCGAGCCGGATGGTAGCTATCGCAAGGATCTGCCGATCTTTGGCGGTGAGGCCATCGTGCAGCCCGACGGCAAGGACGGTCCGGCCAATGTCAGCGTGATCAAGAACCTTGCCTGGGCGCGCGCGCTGCTGGCCAAGGGCAAGATCAAGCACAGCTATCCGCATAGCTGGCGGTCCAAGGCTCCGCTGATCTATCGCAATACCGCGCAATGGTTTGCGGCCATCGACAAGCCGTTGGAAGACGGCATGGGCGACTATGGCGACACGATCCGCGACCGGGCGCTGACCAGCATCGACAAGCTGGTGCATTGGACGCCGCAATCGGGGCGTAACCGGATCCACTCGATGGTCGAGAACCGGCCCGATTGGGTGCTGTCGCGCCAGCGCGCATGGGGCGTGCCGCTGACCTGTTTTATCCGCAAGGGTGCCAAGCCAGATGCCGATGATTTCCTGCTGCGCGACGCGCGGGTGAATGACCGGATCGTCGCCGCTTTCGAGGCAGACGGTGCGGATGCGTGGTACAAGCCCGGCTTCAAGGAAACCGTTCTGGACGGCGTGGCAAACCCTGACGATTACGATCAGATCATGGATGTGCTGGACGTGTGGTTTGACAGCGGAAGCACCCATGCTTTCGTGATCCGCGACCGCGCTGATGGCGCGCCGGACGGGATTGCTGATCTGTATCTGGAAGGCACCGACCAGCATCGCGGCTGGTTCCATTCCTCGCTGTTGCAGGCATCGGCCACCAAAGGCCGCGCGCCCTATCGCGGCGTGCTGACGCATGGGTTCACGCTGGATGAAAAGGGCATGAAAATGTCCAAGTCGCTTGGCAATACCATCGTGCCCGCCGAGGTGATCGAACAATACGGTGCCGATATCCTGCGGCTTTGGGTGGCGCAGACGGATTACACCGCCGATCAGCGGATCGGGCCGGAAATCCTGAAAGGCACCGCCGACAGCTATCGCCGTTTGCGCAATACCTTGCGCTTCATGCTCGGCAATCTGGACGGGTTCAGCGATGCGGAAAAGGTCGCACCCGAGGACATGCCTGAATTGGAGCAATGGGTGCTGCACCGTCTGGCGCAACTGGATCACCGGGTGCGTCAGGGCTATGACGCCTATGACTTCCAGGGCGTGTTCCAGACGCTGTTCCAGTTCTGCACCGTTGATCTGTCAGCGTTCTATTTCGATATCCGCAAGGATGCGCTGTATTGCGATGCGGCCGACAGCATCCGCCGGCGTTCTGCCCGGACCGTCTCGGATATCCTGTTCCATCGCCTTGTGACCTGGCTGGCCCCGATCCTGCCCTTCACGATGGAGGATGTCTGGCTGTCGCGGTTCCCGTCGGATGATGACAGCGTACATCTGCACGATTTCCCGCTGACGCCTGCCGATTGGCTGAATGAACCGCTGGCGGCGAAATGGGATGCGGTGCGCCGCGCACGTCGTGTGGTGACGGCGGCGCTGGAGGTCAAGCGGGCCGACAAGACCATTGGTGCCAGCCTCGAGGCCGCGCCAATCGTGCATGTCGAGGATGGTGATACGCTGGCGGCGCTGAAATCGGTGAACTTCGCCGATATGTGCATCGTCTCGGATATCTCGCTGACCGCCGATCCCGCCCCGAACGAGGCGTTTCGGATGACCGAGGCACCGGGCATCGGTGTGGTCTTTGAACTGGCCGAGGGCGAGAAATGTCAGCGCTGCTGGAAGATCCTGCCCGATGTGGGCACGCACAGCCATCCCGGCGTCTGTGCGCGCTGTGACGAGGTGCTGAGCGGGGCGTAA
- the rlmB gene encoding 23S rRNA (guanosine(2251)-2'-O)-methyltransferase RlmB, with protein MAEKPGKSKKPTWVIDKERAKRASAAETVWLFGLHAVRDALANPVREKLRLVVTRNALDRLGDTGGLEPEITDPRVFDKTVPLAGESVHQGTALEVKQLKWGSLSEAALREAPGETRPLVLALDRVTDPHNIGAILRSAEVFGARAVIAPARHSAPETGALAKAASGALERQPYLRVPNLAEALISLKEMGFITVGLDGTGDEPLPRLLDDLPGRAICLVLGAEGPGMRSRTMDLCDHVVRIPFAADFGSLNVSNAAAVALYAATRR; from the coding sequence ATGGCCGAAAAGCCCGGAAAATCGAAAAAGCCCACCTGGGTGATAGACAAGGAGCGCGCGAAACGCGCCTCGGCGGCAGAGACTGTCTGGTTGTTCGGGCTGCATGCCGTTCGTGACGCTCTGGCCAATCCAGTGCGGGAAAAGCTGCGGTTGGTGGTGACGCGGAATGCGCTGGATCGTCTGGGCGATACCGGCGGGCTGGAGCCGGAAATCACCGACCCGCGCGTTTTCGACAAGACCGTTCCGCTGGCCGGCGAAAGCGTGCATCAGGGCACCGCACTTGAGGTCAAGCAACTGAAATGGGGCAGCCTGAGCGAGGCGGCACTGCGCGAGGCACCGGGCGAAACCCGTCCGCTGGTTCTGGCGCTGGACCGGGTGACCGATCCGCATAATATCGGTGCGATCCTGCGTTCGGCCGAGGTGTTTGGCGCACGCGCGGTCATCGCCCCCGCGCGCCATTCCGCGCCCGAGACAGGCGCGCTGGCCAAGGCTGCATCGGGCGCGCTTGAGCGGCAGCCCTATCTCAGGGTGCCCAATCTGGCCGAGGCGCTGATCTCGTTGAAAGAGATGGGGTTCATCACCGTCGGTCTGGATGGCACCGGCGACGAGCCGCTGCCCAGGCTGCTGGACGATCTGCCGGGCCGGGCGATCTGTCTGGTGCTGGGCGCCGAGGGGCCGGGGATGCGCAGCCGCACGATGGATTTGTGCGATCACGTTGTCCGCATTCCCTTTGCCGCTGATTTCGGGTCACTGAATGTGTCCAACGCAGCCGCCGTCGCCTTGTACGCTGCAACGCGTCGCTAA